One genomic window of Cellulophaga sp. Hel_I_12 includes the following:
- the leuB gene encoding 3-isopropylmalate dehydrogenase produces MKLTIALLAGDGIGPEVIDQAVKVSNAIAIKYKHEITWTPALTGAAAIDACGEPYPDSTHAICEAADAVLFGAIGHPKYDNDPSATVRPEQGLLKMRKKLGLFANVRPTFTFPSLIDKSPLKRERIEGTDLIILRELTGGIYFGERGRLDNGNTAFDTMTYTRAEIQRLAKKGFELAMTRGKKLCCVDKANVLESSRLWRETVQAMEKDYPEVTVSYEFVDAVAMRLVQWPNSYDVMITENLFGDILTDEASVISGSMGLMPSASVGEKARLYEPIHGSYPQAAGKDIANPLATILSAAMLFEDFGLAEEAEAIRVVVNKSLVEGMVTEDLAEHAKAYKTSEVGDWLAKHI; encoded by the coding sequence ATGAAATTAACTATTGCCCTTTTAGCAGGAGATGGAATTGGTCCTGAAGTCATAGATCAAGCCGTTAAAGTATCGAATGCCATTGCCATAAAATATAAGCATGAAATCACCTGGACACCGGCATTAACAGGTGCTGCAGCTATTGATGCTTGTGGAGAACCTTATCCTGATAGCACACATGCCATTTGTGAAGCTGCTGATGCGGTGCTTTTTGGCGCCATTGGTCATCCAAAATATGATAATGATCCTTCAGCCACCGTAAGGCCAGAGCAAGGATTATTAAAAATGCGAAAAAAATTGGGTCTCTTTGCCAATGTACGTCCAACCTTTACCTTTCCCTCTTTAATTGATAAATCACCTTTAAAAAGAGAACGTATTGAAGGGACCGATTTAATTATTTTAAGAGAACTGACTGGTGGCATTTACTTTGGAGAAAGAGGACGTTTGGATAACGGTAATACCGCTTTTGACACCATGACCTATACCAGAGCGGAAATTCAACGTTTGGCAAAAAAAGGCTTTGAATTGGCCATGACTCGTGGAAAAAAATTATGCTGTGTTGATAAAGCGAATGTTTTAGAATCGTCTAGATTATGGCGAGAGACCGTTCAAGCCATGGAAAAAGATTATCCTGAAGTGACTGTTTCTTATGAATTTGTCGATGCTGTGGCCATGCGTTTGGTGCAATGGCCCAATTCGTACGACGTGATGATTACTGAGAATTTATTCGGAGATATTTTAACCGATGAAGCGTCTGTAATTTCAGGCTCAATGGGACTTATGCCATCTGCCTCTGTTGGAGAAAAAGCAAGATTATACGAGCCCATCCACGGTTCGTATCCGCAAGCAGCAGGAAAAGATATTGCAAATCCGCTAGCAACTATTTTATCAGCTGCTATGCTATTCGAGGATTTTGGTTTAGCAGAGGAAGCGGAGGCCATCCGTGTGGTAGTGAACAAATCTTTAGTAGAAGGTATGGTTACCGAAGATTTAGCAGAACATGCTAAAGCCTATAAAACCAGTGAAGTTGGTGATTGGTTAGCGAAGCATATTTAA
- a CDS encoding alpha-isopropylmalate synthase regulatory domain-containing protein, with product MQHRKIEIMDTTLRDGEQTSGVSFSVSEKLSLAKLLLDELKVDRIEVASARVSEGELTAVKQITTWAKTKEYLDRIEVLTFVDQGVSIDWMVKAGAKVQNLLTKGSLNHLTHQLKKTPKEHFTEIAAVIKLAQEQGIATNVYLEDWSNGMRNSQEYVFQLLDFLSTQPLKRILLPDTLGILTPTETFAYVEAIVKKYPKLHFDFHGHNDYDLSVANVMEALKAGCQGLHLTVNGMGERAGNAPLASVIAVINDFLPNIQTNVNESSLYKVSKLVSAFTGFGIPANKPIVGANVFTQTAGIHADGDSKNNLYFNDLLPERFGRKRQYALGKTSGKANIQKNLQELGLTLNNEELKKVTQRIIELGDKKERVTKEDLPYIISDVLDSTGIETKAIIKSYLLSHAKGLQPSAAVAVEIEGKLFEEHAQGDGQFDAFMNALKTVYKTLKISLPKLTDYAVRIPPGSTSDALCETIITWESNGKEFITRGLDSDQTVSAIKATEKMLNII from the coding sequence ATGCAGCATAGAAAAATCGAAATTATGGATACGACACTGCGCGATGGGGAACAAACCTCTGGCGTTTCGTTTTCAGTTTCTGAAAAGCTTAGCCTTGCTAAATTACTTTTAGATGAGCTAAAAGTAGATCGCATTGAAGTTGCTTCTGCAAGAGTTTCTGAAGGTGAATTAACTGCGGTAAAACAAATAACCACATGGGCTAAAACCAAGGAGTATTTAGATAGAATTGAAGTTTTAACTTTTGTTGACCAAGGAGTTTCAATCGACTGGATGGTAAAAGCTGGCGCAAAAGTTCAAAACTTGTTAACCAAAGGTTCTTTAAACCACTTAACCCATCAACTCAAGAAAACCCCAAAAGAACATTTTACAGAAATTGCGGCAGTAATAAAATTAGCACAAGAGCAAGGCATTGCTACCAATGTGTATTTGGAAGATTGGAGTAATGGAATGCGCAACTCACAAGAATATGTATTTCAATTATTAGACTTTTTATCGACGCAGCCATTAAAAAGAATTCTTTTACCGGATACACTTGGCATTTTAACGCCTACAGAGACTTTCGCGTATGTAGAGGCTATTGTAAAAAAATATCCAAAATTACATTTTGATTTTCATGGGCATAATGACTATGATTTGAGTGTTGCCAATGTCATGGAAGCCTTAAAAGCGGGTTGTCAGGGATTACATTTAACGGTAAACGGCATGGGCGAACGAGCTGGGAATGCTCCTTTAGCCAGTGTTATTGCGGTAATCAATGATTTTTTACCAAATATACAGACCAATGTTAACGAATCATCACTCTATAAGGTCAGTAAACTTGTTTCTGCCTTCACGGGTTTTGGTATTCCGGCCAACAAACCTATTGTAGGTGCTAATGTTTTTACGCAAACCGCGGGTATTCATGCCGACGGAGATTCTAAAAACAACCTGTATTTTAATGATTTACTGCCTGAACGCTTTGGTCGTAAAAGGCAATATGCCCTTGGTAAAACATCAGGAAAAGCAAATATTCAAAAAAACCTACAAGAATTAGGGCTTACATTGAATAATGAAGAATTAAAAAAAGTAACCCAGCGCATTATTGAATTAGGGGATAAAAAAGAACGCGTTACCAAAGAAGATTTACCCTATATTATTTCTGATGTTTTAGACAGTACAGGCATCGAAACAAAAGCGATCATTAAGTCTTATTTACTTTCACATGCTAAAGGCTTGCAACCTTCTGCTGCTGTTGCTGTTGAAATTGAAGGTAAATTATTTGAAGAGCACGCCCAGGGAGATGGTCAATTTGATGCTTTTATGAATGCATTAAAAACGGTGTATAAAACTTTGAAAATTAGCCTGCCAAAATTGACAGATTATGCGGTACGGATACCTCCTGGAAGTACTTCCGATGCCCTTTGTGAAACCATCATCACTTGGGAAAGCAACGGAAAAGAGTTTATTACCCGTGGATTAGATTCTGATCAAACGGTATCCGCTATCAAAGCGACAGAGAAAATGTTGAATATCATTTGA
- the leuD gene encoding 3-isopropylmalate dehydratase small subunit, with translation MAYDKFTLLKSTAVPLPIENIDTDQIIPARFLKATTREGFGDNLFRDWRFNTDATPKKDFVLNDPTYSGKILVGGRNFGSGSSREHAAWAVYDYGFRCVISSFFADIFKANCLNIGVLPVQVSADFSNKIFAEIDKNPKTQIEVNLQEQKVTLIATGEKESFDINGYKKDNMLNGFDDIDYLMNIKSDIETFAQNTPL, from the coding sequence ATGGCATACGATAAATTTACCTTATTAAAAAGTACAGCAGTTCCGTTACCTATTGAAAATATAGATACCGATCAAATTATACCCGCACGCTTTTTAAAAGCCACGACACGTGAAGGTTTTGGTGACAACCTATTTAGAGATTGGCGTTTTAATACCGATGCTACTCCCAAGAAAGATTTTGTCTTGAATGACCCTACCTATTCAGGTAAAATTTTAGTTGGAGGGCGCAATTTTGGTTCTGGATCTTCTCGAGAGCATGCTGCTTGGGCAGTTTATGATTACGGATTCCGATGTGTGATCTCCAGTTTTTTTGCAGATATTTTCAAAGCAAACTGTCTAAATATTGGCGTTTTACCTGTACAGGTAAGTGCTGATTTTTCAAACAAAATATTTGCAGAAATCGATAAAAACCCTAAAACTCAAATCGAAGTAAACCTTCAAGAGCAAAAAGTAACTTTAATAGCTACAGGTGAGAAAGAATCATTTGACATCAATGGTTATAAAAAAGATAATATGTTGAATGGGTTTGATGATATTGATTACTTGATGAATATCAAAAGTGATATTGAAACATTTGCCCAAAATACCCCGCTCTAG